A window of Hippoglossus stenolepis isolate QCI-W04-F060 chromosome 16, HSTE1.2, whole genome shotgun sequence contains these coding sequences:
- the LOC118123456 gene encoding hemoglobin subunit beta has protein sequence MVEWTDFERATIKDIFSKINYEDVGPAALSRCLVVYPWTQRYFGNFGNLYNAAAITSNPLVAKHGTTILHGLDRAMNNMDNIKEIYAELSVLHSEKLHVDPDNFKLLADCLTIVLAARMGTDFSGEVQAAFQKFMAVVVSSLGRQYH, from the exons ATGGTTGAATGGACAGACTTTGAGCGCGCCACCATCAAGGACATCTTCTCCAAGATTAACTATGAAGACGTGGGCCCTGCTGCTCTTTCCAG GTGTCTGGTTGTCTACCCCTGGACTCAGAGGTATTTCGGCAACTTTGGAAACCTCTACAACGCCGCAGCCATCACCTCAAACCCATTGGTCGCAAAACATGGGACAACTATCCTGCACGGTCTGGACCGGGCTATGAATAACATGGACAACATCAAGGAAATATACGCCGAGCTGAGCGTGCTGCACTCTGAGAAACTGCACGTGGATCCTGACAACTTCAAG ctgctggCCGACTGCCTGACCATCGTGCTCGCTGCTCGGATGGGTACAGACTTCAGTGGTGAAGTGCAGGCAGCTTTCCAGAAGTTCATGGCCGTGGTGGTGTCCTCCCTGGGAAGACAGTACCACTAG
- the LOC118123489 gene encoding hemoglobin embryonic subunit alpha-like gives MTTLTAKDKETVKAFWAKMASKAQDIGADALNRMLIVYPQTKTYFSHWKDLSPGSAQVLKHGMTVMGGVEYAVTKLDDLKAGLASLSELHAFTLRVDPANFKILSHNILVVMAITFPEDFTPEVHVSMDKFLAALALALAEKYR, from the exons ATGACCACTCTCACTGCTAAGGACAAGGAAACAGTCAAGGCCTTCTGGGCCAAAATGGCTTCAAAGGCGCAGGACATCGGTGCTGATGCTCTGAACAG GATGCTGATCGTGTACCCGCAGACCAAGACTTACTTCTCCCACTGGAAGGACCTGAGCCCCGGCTCTGCCCAGGTGTTGAAGCACGGAATGACCGTCATGGGTGGAGTTGAGTATGCTGTGACCAAACTGGACGACCTGAAAGCAGGTCTTGCGAGCCTCAGTGAGCTGCACGCCTTCACCCTGAGAGTGGACCCTGCCAACTTCAAG atcCTCTCCCACAACATCCTTGTGGTCATGGCCATCACGTTCCCAGAGGACTTCACCCCTGAGGTCCATGTGTCTATGGACAAGTTCCTGGCTGCTCTGGCTCTGGCCCTGGCTGAGAAATACAGATAA
- the LOC118123459 gene encoding hemoglobin subunit beta has translation MVEWTDFERATIQDIFSKINYEDVGPAALSRCLVVYPWTQRYFGNFGNLYNAAAITSNPLVAKHGTTILHGLDRAMKNMDNIKEIYTELSVLHSEKLHVDPDNFKLLADCLTIVLAARMGTDFSGEVQAAFQKFMAVVVSSLGRQYH, from the exons ATGGTTGAATGGACAGACTTTGAGCGTGCCACCATCCAGGACATCTTCTCCAAGATTAACTATGAAGACGTGGGCCCTGCTGCTCTTTCCAG GTGTCTGGTTGTCTACCCCTGGACTCAGAGGTATTTCGGCAACTTTGGAAACCTCTACAACGCCGCAGCCATCACCTCAAACCCATTGGTCGCAAAACATGGGACAACTATCCTGCACGGTCTGGACCGGGCTATGAAGAACATGGACAACATCAAGGAAATCTACACCGAGCTGAGCGTGCTGCACTCTGAGAAATTGCACGTGGATCCTGACAACTTCAAG ctgctggCCGACTGCCTGACCATCGTGCTCGCTGCTCGGATGGGTACAGACTTCAGTGGTGAAGTGCAGGCAGCTTTCCAGAAGTTCATGGCCGTGGTGGTGTCCTCCCTGGGAAGACAGTACCACTAG
- the LOC118123031 gene encoding hemoglobin subunit alpha yields the protein MSLSAKDKNLVRALWSKAESKVNEIGAEALGRMLVSYPQTKTYFSEWGTDLTAHTPKVRHHGGVIMGAVGMAVKHIDNLTGALSSLSELHAFTLRVDPSNFKILAHNIILVMAMYFPNDFTAEVHVSFDKFLNCLAWALSEKYR from the exons ATGAGTCTCTCAGCGAAAGACAAGAACCTGGTGAGAGCCCTGTGGTCCAAAGCTGAGTCGAAGGTCAATGAGATCGGTGCCGAGGCTCTGGGCAG GATGCTGGTTTCCTACCCGCAAACCAAGACCTACTTCTCAGAGTGGGGGACTGATCTGACTGCTCATACCCCTAAGGTGAGGCATCACGGAGGAGTCATCATGGGAGCCGTGGGCATGGCCGTGAAACACATCGATAATCTCACCGGCGCCCTGAGCTCCCTCAGTGAGCTGCATGCCTTCACACTCCGTGTGGATCCCTCCAACTTCAAG ATCCTGGCCCACAACATCATCCTGGTTATGGCCATGTACTTCCCCAATGACTTCACCGCAGAGGTCCATGTCTCCTTTGACAAGTTCCTGAACTGCCTGGCCTGGGCTCTGTCCGAGAAGTACCGCTAA